In Candidatus Omnitrophota bacterium, the DNA window GGCAAAAGATGCCGGAAACGACCGGTACTGCTGCGTTGTGCTCTCTCGGCCGTCCTCACCGTATCGCACCGGATACGCCTGCGGGGTCCTCGGTCGCACGTCTTGCATTACCGGTCCTTTGCGTCCCTTTTGCTCGAACTCTCATGCAATATCCGGGCTAAACCTTTTCGACGGAACGTTTGGCAAAGGCGATCATGAAATCCCGCAATTTTTCAACACCCTCTGCCGGCATGGCATTGTAGATCGAAGCGCGGATCCCGCCCACCGAGCGGTGCCCCTTCAAGTCGGTCAACCCCTCTGCCAGAGCGCCTTCCAGGAACTGCGCCTGCAAGTCGTTGTCCGAAAAGCGCCAGGTGACGTTGACCTTGGATCGGCACTCGGGTTCTGCGTGACCGATATAGAATCCATCGCTCTGGTCGATAACCTCATAGAGCATTTGCGATTTTTTCTCGTTGATCAGGGCGATCTTCGAGATGCCGCCGACTTCATCCTTGAGCCAGTCTGTGACGAGCTTCAGCACATAGATGGGAAAGACCGGAGCGGTGTTGTAAACTGAATCATTTTTGACGTGCACGGAATAGTCCAGCATAGAGGGGAGACCGGCGGGAATCTGTTCCAGAAGGTCTTCGCGCAAGATCACGACCGTCACGCCCGCAGGTCCGGCGTTCTTTTGCGCACACGCATAAATCAAACCGTACTTCCTGACATCAATGGGCCGGCTCAAGAAATCCGAGGAAGCATCGCAAACAAGCGGGACCTTGCCGGTATCCGGCTCCGATTGCCATTGCACACCCTGAATGGTTTCGTTGGTAGTGATGTGCACGTACGTGGCTTCGGGATCGAGTTCCAGCTCATTGGCCTTGGGGATGCGCTTGTAGTTTTCATCCGCGCCGTCCCAGGCAATCCGCGTCTGGCCTTCTTTCCTGGCCTCTTTAATGGCCTTATCGCCCCAAGTACCGGTCAGAATATAGTCGGCAGGCGCGCTTTTTTCGCGCAGCAGATTCATGGGCACCATAGAAAACTGCAGGCTTGCCCCTCCGTGCAAGAAGAGGATCTTGTAGTTGCCGGGGATATCGAGCAGCTCGCGCAGATTGGCATCGGCTGTTTGAATAATTTCTGTAAAGGCCTTGGAACGGTGGCTGATCTCCAAGATAGAGGCCCCCACGCCCGGAAGGCACACCAAATCCTTCTGGGTTTTTTCTAATACAGAGAGGGGGAGGGTGGCCGGTCCGGCCGAAAAATTGTAGACGCGGTTTGACATGGCTGCTGCCTCGTTCTAATTTTAGGGGTTGCGTAAGACGGGGCGGGCCCCGTGGAAAGCCCAATCTTAAGGGATCAGGGGGAGGAATTCAAGGGTGTCGCTCGGGTGTCAAGCACCTAGGCCGAACACCCCGGTCAACCAGAACATGAGCAATTCAGAATGAGCCTGCGTCATCGAATACTTATTGCGGGAGTCGGGTTTCTCGGCAGGCCCCTGGCCACTGCTTTAGCGGAGCAGGGCCATGAGGTTTGGGGCTTGAGCCGCAGCGGACAAAGCCTTCCCGGGGGAGTCCGGCCCGTGATTGCGGATTTGACGGATGCCCGGAGCCTTCGGGATTTGCCTGCGCCTTTGGACTACGCTGTATTTTGCGCTGCCCCGGACGAGCCGGACGAGGCAGCCTACCGGGCTCTTTACCTGGATGGAACCCGGAACCTGGTCCGGGCTCTTCGAGAACAGACCCCGGGTCTGCGGCGTTTCTTCTGTGTTTCCAGCACGGGCGTTTACGGCCAGGCAAACGGCGAATGGGTGAACGAAGATTCTGTGACAGAGCCCAGGCGGTATCAGGGCCGGATTGCTTTGGAAGCCGAAGGAGTGGCGCGCGGGCTCGGTTCCAAGACAACGATTCTGCGTTGCGGCGGTATCTACGGTCCGGGCCGGTCTCGGCTTATCCGGCGCGCGTGGGCCGGAGAGCTCAGTTATCTCCGGAGCCCGGAGGTCTATACCAATCGAATCCATTATGAGGACGCATCACGAATTGTGGCTCATCTGATGGGTTTGGAAGCTCCGGCGGATTTGTATTTGGCGGTGGACAAGCACCCGGCATCCCGCAGCGAAGTGTTCTGCTGGTTGGCCGGACAGCTCGGCGCCCCTGCCCCTAAAATAGTGGAGGCCGAGAACAGGGATTGCTGTGGCTTTGATACGAACAAGCGTTGCAGCAACGAGCGCCTGCTTTCCACAGGTTACAAATTCAAGTATTCGACGTATCGTGAAGGATACAAAGAATTGATTGGGTGTCAGGCCCCGTAGTCCGCCATTGCGGGCCGCAGGGGAAGCAATTTGTGCGGAACAAAAATCGCTTCATTCCATTCGCGATGACGAACGCTGCACGGGCGTGACGACCCGCCATTGACGCTCGACCAGTCAACCAGGAAATGAATCCGGTGAACACATTCAATGTATTGGAATACAACATCTACCTGGGCGGGGAGCAGCGCATCGAGGTTGAGGAGGACCGCACCAAGCTTTTGCGCAAAGTCATGCGCCGCGTCAGTCCGGATCTTCTGGTGCTTTTGGAATGCAATGGTTGGGAGAAAAATAATTGCGCGCTGTTCCGCGACTATGAACGTGCATTGGGCATGAAAGGGCACTTGGCTGCGGGGGGGGATTTCAGTACCGCGTTGATGGTTTCAGGCCGGGTCAAGGTGCTTTCCTTTGACTTTGATCCTAAGCCCTATTGGCATTTGGTGATGGACGCGTGTTTGGAGACAGAAGGTTTGGGAGAGTTCCAGGTCTTGGCGTGTCATCTGCACCCCTTTTCTCCGGCGGAGCGCGCTAGAGAAATGGAATTGATCTTGTCCCGTGTCCGGCCCGGGACCGAGGCCTTGATCTTGGGCGATTTCAACGCCATTGGTCCCACCGATGCCAAACTTCCCGCCGATATTCCCCAAACCTTCCGCGAACGCTTTGTGACCGGCGGCGTGATCGACACCCGTGTCTTCAGCTTGCTGGATGCCCAGGGCTATGTGGATCTTTACCGCAAATGGCATCCTAAGGAACCCGGCTACACCATCCCCACTGCGCTCATGCGCAATCCCTTATTTGAAGGGACCCGTTTGCGTTTGGACTACATCTTTGCCGGCCCGCAACTGGCCCGGCGGCTCCAGGATATCCAGGTCCTCGAGAGCGAGGAGACGCAGCGTGCCTCCGACCATTTTCCTCTTCTGGCCGAATTCCGGCTCTCTGACTAGAATATGCAAGTCGGTGTGGAGCCTGATACCCGCCGGAAAGGAGCTCCAATGAGGCACGGATTTCGGGGTATTGCGTTCTGGGTTCTGGGATTGGGGATTGCCGCAACTGCGGTTGCCCAGGTGGAGCCGGTCAAGGATTTGCATACGGCACTTAAGGATATGGCTATGGCGAGGGAGGCCCTGGAGTTGGAATCCGGTGTTTTGGAGCCGGACCCGGACTCTATTGACTCCTGGGTCGAGTTGGCCGTGGCTCATGCCGAAGCCATTAAAGATGCCACCATGGCCGTGGAGCTCCAGGCCTATGAAGGAAAAAACACCTTTCGCTCCAGCATGCGCATTGAAACCTCGGTGCGGCGGCAATGGGAATTGCTCTCTCAATTCGCGGATGAGTTTTTAGGGGAGGCGGAGTACAACCGGGTCTCGGCTGATCTCTTCACAGCCAGAATGCTTCCTGAAATTGCTCTTGAGCGTTTGCAGCAGATCAAACAGGGATCGCCGGTTTCACTTGAAGTCGATATCTGGCAGCGCGCG includes these proteins:
- a CDS encoding endonuclease/exonuclease/phosphatase family protein → MNTFNVLEYNIYLGGEQRIEVEEDRTKLLRKVMRRVSPDLLVLLECNGWEKNNCALFRDYERALGMKGHLAAGGDFSTALMVSGRVKVLSFDFDPKPYWHLVMDACLETEGLGEFQVLACHLHPFSPAERAREMELILSRVRPGTEALILGDFNAIGPTDAKLPADIPQTFRERFVTGGVIDTRVFSLLDAQGYVDLYRKWHPKEPGYTIPTALMRNPLFEGTRLRLDYIFAGPQLARRLQDIQVLESEETQRASDHFPLLAEFRLSD
- the serC gene encoding 3-phosphoserine/phosphohydroxythreonine transaminase; amino-acid sequence: MSNRVYNFSAGPATLPLSVLEKTQKDLVCLPGVGASILEISHRSKAFTEIIQTADANLRELLDIPGNYKILFLHGGASLQFSMVPMNLLREKSAPADYILTGTWGDKAIKEARKEGQTRIAWDGADENYKRIPKANELELDPEATYVHITTNETIQGVQWQSEPDTGKVPLVCDASSDFLSRPIDVRKYGLIYACAQKNAGPAGVTVVILREDLLEQIPAGLPSMLDYSVHVKNDSVYNTAPVFPIYVLKLVTDWLKDEVGGISKIALINEKKSQMLYEVIDQSDGFYIGHAEPECRSKVNVTWRFSDNDLQAQFLEGALAEGLTDLKGHRSVGGIRASIYNAMPAEGVEKLRDFMIAFAKRSVEKV
- a CDS encoding SDR family oxidoreductase, which produces MSLRHRILIAGVGFLGRPLATALAEQGHEVWGLSRSGQSLPGGVRPVIADLTDARSLRDLPAPLDYAVFCAAPDEPDEAAYRALYLDGTRNLVRALREQTPGLRRFFCVSSTGVYGQANGEWVNEDSVTEPRRYQGRIALEAEGVARGLGSKTTILRCGGIYGPGRSRLIRRAWAGELSYLRSPEVYTNRIHYEDASRIVAHLMGLEAPADLYLAVDKHPASRSEVFCWLAGQLGAPAPKIVEAENRDCCGFDTNKRCSNERLLSTGYKFKYSTYREGYKELIGCQAP